One genomic segment of Pseudomonas sp. RU47 includes these proteins:
- a CDS encoding SMP-30/gluconolactonase/LRE family protein produces the protein MPWTALTQHRAQLGEGPFWDAPTQALYWVDIAGKQALRLIGQNVQIWQMPEHVSAFIPCASGDALVTLSSGVYRLDLDSPGLEPRLTLFCVADPQPGNRPNEARCDGQGRLWLGTMQNNIGEQGEDLPITRRSGGLFRIDPDKRVTPLLRNLGIPNTLLWSDDGTTLLFGDSLDSTLHRYFIHTDGNLDVAQVWYGPDQQGGPDGSAMDAEGYIWNARWDGSCLLRLTPEGNVDRKIDLPVSRPTSCVFGGEDLKTLFITSAKSPHNHPLDGAVLSMRVEVAGKLCTRFAD, from the coding sequence ATGCCGTGGACCGCCCTGACCCAACACCGCGCCCAGCTCGGTGAAGGCCCGTTCTGGGACGCGCCAACCCAGGCGTTGTACTGGGTCGACATTGCCGGCAAACAGGCCCTGCGTCTGATCGGCCAGAACGTGCAGATCTGGCAAATGCCCGAGCATGTCTCCGCGTTCATCCCCTGCGCCAGCGGCGATGCACTGGTGACGCTGAGCAGCGGCGTCTATCGCCTCGATCTCGACTCGCCCGGTCTCGAACCGCGCCTGACGCTATTCTGCGTCGCCGATCCGCAACCCGGCAATCGCCCCAACGAAGCGCGCTGCGATGGCCAGGGTCGTTTGTGGCTCGGCACTATGCAAAACAACATCGGCGAGCAGGGCGAAGACCTGCCGATCACCCGTCGTTCCGGTGGCCTGTTTCGGATCGATCCGGATAAACGCGTCACCCCCTTACTGCGTAATCTGGGAATTCCCAACACGCTGCTGTGGAGCGATGACGGCACCACACTGCTGTTCGGCGACAGTCTCGACAGCACGCTCCATCGCTATTTCATCCACACCGACGGCAATCTCGATGTTGCACAAGTCTGGTACGGCCCCGATCAGCAGGGTGGCCCGGACGGCTCGGCAATGGACGCCGAAGGCTACATCTGGAATGCCCGTTGGGACGGCAGTTGCCTGCTGCGATTAACGCCTGAAGGCAACGTCGATCGCAAAATTGATCTGCCTGTCAGTCGCCCGACCAGTTGTGTGTTCGGTGGGGAAGACCTGAAAACCCTGTTCATCACCAGCGCCAAAAGCCCGCACAACCACCCGCTGGATGGCGCGGTGCTGTCGATGCGTGTGGAGGTTGCAGGAAAACTCTGTACGCGCTTTGCGGATTAA
- a CDS encoding substrate-binding domain-containing protein yields the protein MKRRFGIRTLCSTALAVTAFSLSSALLAADTVKIGFLVKQAEEPWFQTEWAFAEKAAKDKGFELIKIAVPDGEKTLSAIDSLAANGAKGFVICPPDVSLGPAIMAKAKLNDLKVIAVDDRFVDANGKFMEDVPYLGMAAFEVGQKQGNAMVAEAKKRNWDWKDTYAVVNTYNELDTGKKRTDGSVKSLEDAGMPKDHILFAALKTLDVPGSMDATNSALVKLPSAAKNLIIGGMNDNTVLGGVRATEAAGFAAANVIGIGINGTDAIGELKKPNSGFFGSMLPSPHIEGYKTAEMMYEWVTTGKEPPKYTAMDDVTLITRENFKQELEKIGLWN from the coding sequence ATGAAACGTCGTTTCGGGATTCGTACCCTGTGCAGTACCGCCCTGGCGGTCACCGCGTTCAGCCTGAGCAGTGCGCTGCTCGCTGCCGACACCGTGAAAATCGGTTTCCTGGTCAAGCAGGCGGAAGAGCCGTGGTTCCAGACCGAGTGGGCTTTCGCCGAGAAAGCCGCCAAGGACAAGGGCTTCGAACTGATCAAGATCGCCGTGCCGGACGGCGAGAAAACCCTCTCGGCCATCGACAGCCTCGCCGCCAATGGCGCCAAGGGCTTTGTAATCTGCCCGCCGGATGTCTCGCTCGGCCCGGCGATCATGGCCAAAGCCAAACTCAACGACCTTAAGGTGATTGCCGTCGACGACCGCTTCGTCGACGCCAACGGCAAATTCATGGAAGACGTGCCGTACCTCGGCATGGCCGCGTTCGAAGTCGGCCAGAAGCAGGGTAACGCCATGGTCGCCGAGGCGAAAAAACGCAACTGGGACTGGAAAGACACCTACGCGGTGGTCAACACCTACAACGAACTCGACACCGGCAAGAAACGCACCGACGGCTCGGTGAAATCCCTCGAAGACGCCGGCATGCCGAAAGACCACATCCTCTTCGCCGCGCTGAAAACCCTCGACGTACCGGGCAGCATGGACGCCACCAACTCGGCGTTGGTGAAGCTGCCAAGCGCGGCGAAAAACCTGATCATCGGCGGCATGAACGACAACACCGTGCTTGGCGGCGTGCGCGCCACCGAAGCTGCCGGTTTTGCCGCGGCCAACGTGATCGGTATCGGCATCAACGGCACCGACGCCATCGGCGAATTGAAAAAGCCCAACAGCGGTTTCTTCGGTTCGATGCTGCCAAGCCCGCACATCGAAGGCTACAAGACCGCCGAGATGATGTACGAGTGGGTGACCACCGGCAAAGAGCCGCCGAAGTACACCGCGATGGACGACGTCACCCTGATCACCCGCGAGAACTTCAAACAAGAGCTGGAAAAAATCGGCCTGTGGAACTGA
- the araG gene encoding L-arabinose ABC transporter ATP-binding protein AraG produces the protein MHAQVQTQQHSASGSLRFNGIGKTFPGVKALDAISFVAHPGQVHALMGENGAGKSTLLKILGGAYIPSSGELQIGEQTMAFKSTADSIGSGVAVIHQELHLVPEMTVAENLFLGHLPASFGLINRGALRQQALNCLKGLADEIDPQTKVGRLSLGQRQLVEIAKALSRGAHVIAFDEPTSSLSAREIDRLMAIIGRLRDEGKVVLYVSHRMEEVFRICDAVTVFKDGRYVRTFEDMSQLSHDQLVTCMVGRDIQDIYDYRHRPRGAVALKVAGLLGPGLREPISFEAHKGEILGLFGLVGAGRTELFRLLSGLERHTAGRLELRGHELKLRSPRDAIAAGILLCPEDRKKEGIIPLASVAENINISARGAHSGLGCLIRGLWEKGNADKQIKALKVKTPHAGQQIKFLSGGNQQKAILGRWLSMPMKVLLLDEPTRGIDIGAKAEIYQIIHNLAADGISVIVVSSDLMEVMGISDRILVLCEGALRGEISRDQANESNLLQLALPRHRADGVAN, from the coding sequence ATGCACGCGCAAGTACAAACACAACAACACAGCGCCAGCGGCAGCCTGCGCTTCAACGGGATCGGCAAAACCTTTCCCGGGGTGAAGGCGCTGGACGCTATCAGCTTCGTCGCGCATCCGGGGCAGGTTCATGCCTTGATGGGCGAGAACGGCGCCGGCAAATCGACTCTGCTGAAAATCCTCGGCGGCGCTTACATCCCGAGCAGCGGCGAGTTGCAGATCGGCGAGCAGACCATGGCGTTCAAGTCGACGGCTGACAGCATCGGCAGCGGCGTCGCGGTGATTCACCAGGAGCTGCATCTGGTGCCGGAAATGACCGTCGCCGAAAACCTGTTCCTCGGCCATTTACCGGCCAGTTTCGGTTTGATCAATCGCGGTGCGTTACGCCAGCAAGCGTTGAATTGCCTGAAAGGCCTGGCCGACGAAATCGATCCGCAGACCAAGGTCGGGCGCTTGTCGCTCGGCCAGCGACAACTGGTGGAAATCGCCAAAGCCCTGTCGCGCGGCGCGCATGTGATCGCCTTCGACGAACCGACCAGCAGTCTTTCGGCCCGTGAGATCGACCGCTTGATGGCGATCATTGGCCGCCTGCGCGACGAGGGCAAAGTCGTGCTCTACGTCTCCCATCGCATGGAAGAAGTGTTCCGCATCTGCGACGCGGTCACAGTGTTCAAGGACGGTCGCTACGTGCGCACGTTCGAGGACATGAGCCAGTTGAGCCACGATCAACTGGTGACCTGCATGGTCGGGCGCGACATTCAGGACATCTACGATTATCGCCATCGTCCACGCGGCGCCGTCGCGCTGAAGGTCGCCGGCCTGCTCGGTCCGGGTCTGCGCGAGCCGATCAGTTTCGAGGCGCACAAAGGTGAAATTCTTGGCTTGTTCGGACTGGTCGGGGCAGGGCGCACCGAGCTGTTTCGTTTACTCAGCGGGCTCGAACGTCACACGGCCGGGCGTCTTGAATTGCGCGGTCATGAATTGAAACTGCGCTCACCGCGCGACGCGATTGCGGCGGGGATTCTGCTGTGTCCGGAAGATCGCAAGAAGGAAGGCATCATCCCGCTGGCCAGCGTCGCCGAGAACATCAACATCAGTGCGCGTGGCGCGCATTCGGGGCTCGGTTGCCTGATTCGCGGTCTGTGGGAAAAAGGCAACGCCGACAAACAGATCAAAGCGCTGAAAGTGAAAACCCCGCACGCCGGCCAGCAGATCAAATTCCTTTCCGGCGGCAATCAGCAGAAGGCCATTCTCGGCCGCTGGCTGTCGATGCCGATGAAAGTTTTGCTGCTCGATGAGCCGACACGCGGCATCGACATCGGTGCGAAAGCGGAGATCTACCAGATCATCCATAACCTCGCCGCCGACGGCATTTCGGTGATCGTGGTGTCCAGCGACCTGATGGAAGTGATGGGTATTTCCGACCGCATTCTGGTGCTCTGCGAAGGCGCCCTGCGCGGCGAAATCAGCCGCGACCAGGCCAATGAATCCAACCTGCTGCAACTGGCTTTGCCGCGCCACCGCGCTGACGGCGTGGCGAACTGA
- a CDS encoding SDR family oxidoreductase, producing the protein MAEPLSLPSVPAPPKGERLKNKVVLLTGAAQGIGEAIVAAFASQQAKLVISDIQAEKVEQVAAHWREQGFDVQALKADVSRQHDLHAMAKRAVELHGRIDVLVNCAGVNVFCDPLQMTEEDWHRCFAIDLDGAWFGCKAVLPQMIEQGVGSIINIASTHSSHIIPGCFPYPVAKHGLLGLTRALGIEYAAKGIRVNAIAPGYIETQLNVDYWNGFADPHAERQRAFDLHPPKRIGQPLEVAMTAVFLASDEAPFINASCITIDGGRSVMYHD; encoded by the coding sequence ATGGCTGAACCCCTTTCCCTGCCGTCGGTGCCCGCGCCGCCGAAGGGCGAGCGTCTGAAAAACAAGGTCGTGCTGCTGACCGGTGCTGCGCAAGGCATCGGGGAAGCCATTGTTGCGGCGTTCGCCTCACAGCAAGCGAAACTGGTCATCAGTGATATCCAGGCCGAGAAGGTCGAACAGGTTGCTGCGCACTGGCGTGAACAGGGCTTTGATGTGCAGGCGCTGAAGGCAGATGTCTCGCGTCAGCACGATCTGCACGCCATGGCCAAACGCGCCGTTGAGCTGCACGGGCGCATCGACGTGCTGGTCAATTGCGCCGGGGTCAACGTGTTCTGCGATCCTTTGCAAATGACGGAAGAAGACTGGCATCGCTGTTTCGCCATCGATCTGGACGGTGCGTGGTTCGGCTGCAAAGCGGTGTTGCCGCAGATGATCGAGCAGGGCGTCGGCAGCATCATCAACATCGCCTCGACCCATTCCAGCCACATCATTCCCGGCTGCTTCCCATACCCGGTGGCCAAACACGGTTTGCTCGGTCTGACTCGCGCACTCGGCATCGAATACGCGGCGAAAGGCATTCGCGTCAACGCCATCGCGCCGGGCTATATCGAAACGCAACTGAACGTCGATTACTGGAACGGTTTCGCCGACCCGCACGCCGAACGTCAACGCGCCTTCGATCTGCACCCGCCGAAACGCATCGGTCAGCCACTCGAAGTGGCGATGACTGCGGTTTTTCTGGCCAGTGATGAAGCGCCATTCATCAATGCTTCATGCATCACCATCGATGGTGGGCGCTCGGTGATGTACCACGACTGA